The Bacillaceae bacterium IKA-2 DNA window GCTTCGACGTGTTGGCAAATAATCTTCAGCCGACATTCGCTCAAGGCATTGCGAAATTGTTTCCCCATCTTCAACAAAAAATTTCTTCTTTTTTGGTTTTTTATCCATTTTTGATTCCTCCGAGTCACTTTATCCAGTACTAACAGCTAGGCGCTATAGAGCTGACATAGAAAATGAGCCTTTTT harbors:
- a CDS encoding NETI motif-containing protein — its product is MDKKPKKKKFFVEDGETISQCLERMSAEDYLPTRRSEEPIFHEVFQDGKMEKKVKKQKIIFEGTLIE